In the genome of Conger conger chromosome 8, fConCon1.1, whole genome shotgun sequence, one region contains:
- the tmcc3 gene encoding transmembrane and coiled-coil domain protein 3 isoform X3: MKRQASAVPLIFVTEADRNGDGNVLSIPVPMRRGGSETSLDLDSSGGLGLDFHRGRLGIDSLQQKILKVTEQLKIEQTARDENVAEYLKLVNSADKQQVSRIKQVFEKKNQKSAQSIAHLQKKLEQYHRRMKDNESNGSSKTSSSSREAKESSKDSLKDVGSGRHPTLDKVKTVGPGVSLSPPFFFNKSREFANLIRNKFGSADNIAHLKSSLDPPSSFHPDGGSRALSGSATIVTKPKYPSDDECSSSVSADSNGNPSLGPEDTQGKLAQLLDEVREIHEVQSQLADDMEGLKAQFKRDYSFITQTLQEERYRYERLEDQLNDLTELHQHETTNLKQELASIEEKVAYQAYERARDIQEVLESCQTRISKLELQQQQQQQVVQREGTDAKALLAKCINVMLAIVTVILVCVSTVARFTTPLMRSRLHLVATFFAVTLLAVFWKNWEHLQPAMERMLVPS; encoded by the exons GCAGACCGGAACGGCGATGGGAACGTCCTCAGCATCCCGGTGCCGATGCGGCGGGGAGGCTCGGAGACCAGCCTGGATCTGGACTCCTCGGGTGGGCTGGGCCTGGACTTCCACCGGGGCCGGCTGGGCATCGACAGCCTCCAGCAGAAGATCCTGAAGGTGACTGAGCAGCTGAAGATCGAGCAGACGGCGCGGGACGAAAACGTGGCCGAGTACCTGAAGCTGGTCAACAGCGCCGACAAGCAGCAGGTGTCGCGCATCAAGCAGGTGTTCGAGAAGAAGAACCAGAAGTCGGCGCAGAGCATCGCACACCTGCAGAAGAAGCTGGAGCAGTACCACCGGAGGATGAAGGACAACGAGAGCAACGGCTCCTCCAAGACCTCCTCGTCCTCCAGGGAGGCCAAGGAGTCCTCTAAGGACAGCCTGAAGGACGTGGGCAGTGGCCGGCACCCGACCCTGGACAAGGTGAAGACCGTCGGCCCCGGCGTCTCGCTCTCGCCGCCGTTCTTCTTCAACAAGTCCCGGGAGTTCGCCAACCTCATCCGCAACAAGTTCGGGAGCGCCGACAACATCGCCCACCTGAAGAGCTCGCTGGACCCGCCCTCGTCCTTCCACCCGGACGGCGGGAGCCGGGCGCTGAGCGGGAGCGCCACCATCGTGACCAAGCCCAAGTACCCCAGCGACGACGAGTGCTCCTCGTCCGTGTCGGCCGACAGCAACGGGAACCCCTCGCTGGGGCCCGAGGACACCCAGGGCAAGCTGGCCCAGCTGCTGGACGAGGTGCGGGAGATCCACGAGGTGCAGAGCCAGCTCGCCGACGACATGGAGGGCCTCAAGGCACAGTTCAAGAGGGACTACAGCTTCATCACGCAGACGCTGCAGGAAGAGCGATACAG atatGAGAGATTGGAGGACCAGTTGAATGACTTGACGGAGCTCCATCAGCATGAGACGACCAACCTGAAGCAGGAGCTGGCCAGCATAGAGGAGAAGGTGGCTTACCAGGCGTACGAGCGAGCCAGAGACATCCAG GAGGTGCTGGAGTCATGCCAGACGCGGATCTCCAAGctggagctgcagcagcagcagcagcagcaggtggtGCAGAGGGAGGGCACGGACGCCAAGGCCCTGCTGGCCAAGTGCATCAACGTCATGCTGGCCATCGTCACGGTGATCCTGGTGTGCGTCTCCACGGTAGCGCGCTTCACCACGCCGCTCATGCGCAGCCGGCTACACCTGGTGGCCACCTTCTTCGCCGTCACCCTCCTGGCGGTCTTCTGGAAGAACTGGGAGCACCTGCAGCCTG
- the tmcc3 gene encoding transmembrane and coiled-coil domain protein 3 isoform X1 — protein sequence MPSADAALDKTLCEVKKYYHKNEMADRNGDGNVLSIPVPMRRGGSETSLDLDSSGGLGLDFHRGRLGIDSLQQKILKVTEQLKIEQTARDENVAEYLKLVNSADKQQVSRIKQVFEKKNQKSAQSIAHLQKKLEQYHRRMKDNESNGSSKTSSSSREAKESSKDSLKDVGSGRHPTLDKVKTVGPGVSLSPPFFFNKSREFANLIRNKFGSADNIAHLKSSLDPPSSFHPDGGSRALSGSATIVTKPKYPSDDECSSSVSADSNGNPSLGPEDTQGKLAQLLDEVREIHEVQSQLADDMEGLKAQFKRDYSFITQTLQEERYRYERLEDQLNDLTELHQHETTNLKQELASIEEKVAYQAYERARDIQEVLESCQTRISKLELQQQQQQQVVQREGTDAKALLAKCINVMLAIVTVILVCVSTVARFTTPLMRSRLHLVATFFAVTLLAVFWKNWEHLQPAMERMLVPS from the exons GCAGACCGGAACGGCGATGGGAACGTCCTCAGCATCCCGGTGCCGATGCGGCGGGGAGGCTCGGAGACCAGCCTGGATCTGGACTCCTCGGGTGGGCTGGGCCTGGACTTCCACCGGGGCCGGCTGGGCATCGACAGCCTCCAGCAGAAGATCCTGAAGGTGACTGAGCAGCTGAAGATCGAGCAGACGGCGCGGGACGAAAACGTGGCCGAGTACCTGAAGCTGGTCAACAGCGCCGACAAGCAGCAGGTGTCGCGCATCAAGCAGGTGTTCGAGAAGAAGAACCAGAAGTCGGCGCAGAGCATCGCACACCTGCAGAAGAAGCTGGAGCAGTACCACCGGAGGATGAAGGACAACGAGAGCAACGGCTCCTCCAAGACCTCCTCGTCCTCCAGGGAGGCCAAGGAGTCCTCTAAGGACAGCCTGAAGGACGTGGGCAGTGGCCGGCACCCGACCCTGGACAAGGTGAAGACCGTCGGCCCCGGCGTCTCGCTCTCGCCGCCGTTCTTCTTCAACAAGTCCCGGGAGTTCGCCAACCTCATCCGCAACAAGTTCGGGAGCGCCGACAACATCGCCCACCTGAAGAGCTCGCTGGACCCGCCCTCGTCCTTCCACCCGGACGGCGGGAGCCGGGCGCTGAGCGGGAGCGCCACCATCGTGACCAAGCCCAAGTACCCCAGCGACGACGAGTGCTCCTCGTCCGTGTCGGCCGACAGCAACGGGAACCCCTCGCTGGGGCCCGAGGACACCCAGGGCAAGCTGGCCCAGCTGCTGGACGAGGTGCGGGAGATCCACGAGGTGCAGAGCCAGCTCGCCGACGACATGGAGGGCCTCAAGGCACAGTTCAAGAGGGACTACAGCTTCATCACGCAGACGCTGCAGGAAGAGCGATACAG atatGAGAGATTGGAGGACCAGTTGAATGACTTGACGGAGCTCCATCAGCATGAGACGACCAACCTGAAGCAGGAGCTGGCCAGCATAGAGGAGAAGGTGGCTTACCAGGCGTACGAGCGAGCCAGAGACATCCAG GAGGTGCTGGAGTCATGCCAGACGCGGATCTCCAAGctggagctgcagcagcagcagcagcagcaggtggtGCAGAGGGAGGGCACGGACGCCAAGGCCCTGCTGGCCAAGTGCATCAACGTCATGCTGGCCATCGTCACGGTGATCCTGGTGTGCGTCTCCACGGTAGCGCGCTTCACCACGCCGCTCATGCGCAGCCGGCTACACCTGGTGGCCACCTTCTTCGCCGTCACCCTCCTGGCGGTCTTCTGGAAGAACTGGGAGCACCTGCAGCCTG
- the tmcc3 gene encoding transmembrane and coiled-coil domain protein 3 isoform X2 — protein MRRLRLSSLFSRDAIEADRNGDGNVLSIPVPMRRGGSETSLDLDSSGGLGLDFHRGRLGIDSLQQKILKVTEQLKIEQTARDENVAEYLKLVNSADKQQVSRIKQVFEKKNQKSAQSIAHLQKKLEQYHRRMKDNESNGSSKTSSSSREAKESSKDSLKDVGSGRHPTLDKVKTVGPGVSLSPPFFFNKSREFANLIRNKFGSADNIAHLKSSLDPPSSFHPDGGSRALSGSATIVTKPKYPSDDECSSSVSADSNGNPSLGPEDTQGKLAQLLDEVREIHEVQSQLADDMEGLKAQFKRDYSFITQTLQEERYRYERLEDQLNDLTELHQHETTNLKQELASIEEKVAYQAYERARDIQEVLESCQTRISKLELQQQQQQQVVQREGTDAKALLAKCINVMLAIVTVILVCVSTVARFTTPLMRSRLHLVATFFAVTLLAVFWKNWEHLQPAMERMLVPS, from the exons GCAGACCGGAACGGCGATGGGAACGTCCTCAGCATCCCGGTGCCGATGCGGCGGGGAGGCTCGGAGACCAGCCTGGATCTGGACTCCTCGGGTGGGCTGGGCCTGGACTTCCACCGGGGCCGGCTGGGCATCGACAGCCTCCAGCAGAAGATCCTGAAGGTGACTGAGCAGCTGAAGATCGAGCAGACGGCGCGGGACGAAAACGTGGCCGAGTACCTGAAGCTGGTCAACAGCGCCGACAAGCAGCAGGTGTCGCGCATCAAGCAGGTGTTCGAGAAGAAGAACCAGAAGTCGGCGCAGAGCATCGCACACCTGCAGAAGAAGCTGGAGCAGTACCACCGGAGGATGAAGGACAACGAGAGCAACGGCTCCTCCAAGACCTCCTCGTCCTCCAGGGAGGCCAAGGAGTCCTCTAAGGACAGCCTGAAGGACGTGGGCAGTGGCCGGCACCCGACCCTGGACAAGGTGAAGACCGTCGGCCCCGGCGTCTCGCTCTCGCCGCCGTTCTTCTTCAACAAGTCCCGGGAGTTCGCCAACCTCATCCGCAACAAGTTCGGGAGCGCCGACAACATCGCCCACCTGAAGAGCTCGCTGGACCCGCCCTCGTCCTTCCACCCGGACGGCGGGAGCCGGGCGCTGAGCGGGAGCGCCACCATCGTGACCAAGCCCAAGTACCCCAGCGACGACGAGTGCTCCTCGTCCGTGTCGGCCGACAGCAACGGGAACCCCTCGCTGGGGCCCGAGGACACCCAGGGCAAGCTGGCCCAGCTGCTGGACGAGGTGCGGGAGATCCACGAGGTGCAGAGCCAGCTCGCCGACGACATGGAGGGCCTCAAGGCACAGTTCAAGAGGGACTACAGCTTCATCACGCAGACGCTGCAGGAAGAGCGATACAG atatGAGAGATTGGAGGACCAGTTGAATGACTTGACGGAGCTCCATCAGCATGAGACGACCAACCTGAAGCAGGAGCTGGCCAGCATAGAGGAGAAGGTGGCTTACCAGGCGTACGAGCGAGCCAGAGACATCCAG GAGGTGCTGGAGTCATGCCAGACGCGGATCTCCAAGctggagctgcagcagcagcagcagcagcaggtggtGCAGAGGGAGGGCACGGACGCCAAGGCCCTGCTGGCCAAGTGCATCAACGTCATGCTGGCCATCGTCACGGTGATCCTGGTGTGCGTCTCCACGGTAGCGCGCTTCACCACGCCGCTCATGCGCAGCCGGCTACACCTGGTGGCCACCTTCTTCGCCGTCACCCTCCTGGCGGTCTTCTGGAAGAACTGGGAGCACCTGCAGCCTG